From Gemmatimonadaceae bacterium, the proteins below share one genomic window:
- a CDS encoding tetratricopeptide repeat protein: protein MKALVLGERGLRRVPFDALLLLVALSVFSLPARAQTTPGGADGSLAAGSTRALVDSIRPVVERAMSAADWATIDAIIVRLRRAHAAVAGDPWLAHDLAYALHRRASAAIIEGRARDARPLLEEAIAAAQRAQRLGAGAQVLALEGAVTGQLAGVAGGFSAIRLGPRSFRLLDAAVAALPNDPRVALLNGISRLNAPRAFGGGAAKGEPELRRAVRLFAQDPNRSPAPIWGRVDAHIWLGIALKELNRPAEAREQWQQALKLAPDHRWVTDQLLPSLGAR, encoded by the coding sequence GTGAAGGCGTTGGTGCTCGGCGAGCGGGGTCTGCGACGCGTGCCGTTCGACGCGTTGCTGTTGCTGGTCGCCCTCAGCGTGTTCTCGCTTCCGGCGCGTGCACAGACCACGCCGGGCGGCGCCGATGGGAGCCTCGCGGCCGGCTCAACGCGAGCGCTCGTCGACTCTATCCGACCGGTGGTCGAGCGAGCGATGAGCGCCGCCGACTGGGCAACCATCGATGCGATAATTGTCCGGTTGCGGAGGGCACACGCTGCCGTCGCGGGTGACCCCTGGCTGGCGCACGACCTCGCCTACGCGCTGCACCGACGCGCCAGCGCGGCAATCATCGAGGGCCGTGCGCGCGACGCGCGACCGCTGCTGGAAGAGGCCATCGCGGCAGCCCAGCGCGCGCAGCGCCTTGGCGCCGGCGCGCAGGTCCTGGCGCTTGAAGGTGCCGTCACAGGGCAGTTGGCAGGTGTCGCTGGAGGATTCTCGGCGATCCGACTCGGACCGCGGTCATTCCGTTTGCTGGATGCGGCGGTCGCGGCCCTCCCAAACGACCCACGCGTCGCCCTGCTCAACGGCATCTCGCGCCTCAACGCACCCCGCGCGTTCGGCGGCGGTGCCGCCAAGGGTGAGCCGGAGCTGCGACGTGCCGTACGGCTCTTTGCGCAGGACCCAAACAGAAGTCCTGCCCCCATCTGGGGACGCGTGGATGCCCACATCTGGCTCGGCATCGCACTGAAGGAGCTGAACAGGCCAGCGGAGGCGCGCGAGCAGTGGCAGCAGGCGCTCAAGCTGGCCCCCGACCACCGCTGGGTGACGGACCAACTGTTGCCCAGCCTCGGCGCGCGGTAG
- a CDS encoding DUF2306 domain-containing protein — MAVRRAAPPAWGLMAVLAVGVAGYALSFQFRGIDAFGVELLASFYRRPWAIWFHMVFGAIALVAGALNFRHDLRRARPAVHRRIGEAYVLASWIGAAAGLWLAMFAFGGLASRLGFSGLALATLVTTTMAFAAARRRDFPTHRAWMIRSYALMLAAVTLRLQLPVLASALQGFAPAYVIVAWSCWVPNLIAAEWIVRATTRRPGATPRAPSPATPRSLPA, encoded by the coding sequence GTGGCCGTGCGCCGCGCCGCCCCGCCGGCCTGGGGCCTGATGGCAGTGTTGGCCGTCGGTGTCGCGGGCTATGCGCTCAGTTTCCAGTTCCGCGGCATCGATGCGTTCGGCGTGGAACTGCTTGCGTCGTTCTATCGCCGGCCTTGGGCCATTTGGTTCCACATGGTCTTCGGCGCCATTGCACTCGTCGCGGGCGCCCTCAACTTCCGGCACGACCTCCGGCGCGCGCGCCCCGCGGTGCACCGCCGCATCGGCGAGGCCTATGTGCTCGCCTCGTGGATCGGTGCCGCCGCTGGATTGTGGCTGGCAATGTTCGCGTTCGGCGGGCTCGCCAGCCGGCTCGGGTTCTCCGGACTCGCGCTCGCGACGCTGGTCACGACAACGATGGCCTTCGCCGCCGCCCGGCGCCGCGACTTCCCGACACACCGCGCGTGGATGATCCGCAGCTACGCACTGATGCTCGCCGCCGTGACGCTACGCTTGCAGCTCCCAGTCCTCGCCAGCGCCTTGCAGGGATTTGCCCCCGCTTACGTGATCGTCGCCTGGTCGTGCTGGGTGCCGAATCTCATCGCGGCGGAATGGATTGTGCGGGCGACGACACGCCGACCGGGCGCAACGCCGCGCGCACCGAGTCCAGCGACCCCGAGGTCGCTGCCGGCCTAA